The following nucleotide sequence is from Desulfobaccales bacterium.
GGCATGCAATCACGATAAATAGTTTCACCAGTTTCTGTTTTATAACTATAATCAATCCTTACGTATGGATTTCCTCTAAGATCTTCATTTTGAAATTTACCAATATTCTCCTTGACATCTTCTCCTGGAGGCAAGTAGGGTATGCCATTTATAAAAATTGGTAATTCATTTAATTTAAAAGACTTATATTCCACATTCCCTTTAATTATTTCGTGTCGAATAAAATTGGTTCCGTATGATGTTCTCAAATTAATATATTTTGCAGGAGATAAGCCTTTGTTTGAAATAATCATGTCAATATCTGTCATATTATGCCCCTCCATTCTTTTAATAAATTTGATAAACACGAGGGGATTTTTTGCCGCCTTCATTTCAATCAGCATATCATAAGTTAATTTTACATATCTCCTTGTAACATAGGCCAAAACTACAGTTGCCAAGGCCGTAATAATAGTTGCAAGTAACATTATATTCTCTGTATCCATAAGGAATCATCTATAAAAGTTCGTTCAGCCTTTCACCTTCCAGATAGTTCCCTGCGGCGTGTCTTCCAGGAGGATATCCAGTTCTATGAGTTGCTTACGGATGGCGTCGGCCTGGGCCCAGTTTTTGTCTTTGCGGGCCTGGGTGCGTTCGGCGATGAGTTGTTCGATCTCTTCCGGAGTGATCTTCAGGTCCGCGGCTTTTTGCCGGAGGGTGGTGAGCATGGTGTGGGGGTCGGCTTGCAGGAGGTTCAGCACCGCGCCCAGGTCCACCAGTTCCTCGTACATTTCGGCGAGGATGGTGAGGTAACCGGGGTCATCGGAAGGGGCCTCCAGGAGGCGGTTGAGCAGGCGCACGGTTTCGAACAGATAGCCCAGGGCCTGGCCGGTGTTGAGGTCGTCGTCCATGGCCGCGTCGAACCGGGCCCGCAAAGAACCGAAGCGGTGGAATTCTTCCAGGGTCAGGCCCTCGGGATAGGAATCGACGGGATGCTGGGGTTTCAAGTCGGGGTGCTGCTTGAGGACGTCCTGGATGCGGGCCAGACAGGTATAGAGGCGCAGCAGCGCGGTTTCGGATTCGGCCAGGGCCGCGTCCGAGAAGTCCAGGGGGCTGCGATAGTGGCAGTTGATGAGGAAAAAACGCACCACCTCGGCAGGAAATTTGGCCAACACCTCTTTCACCGTGAAGAAATTCCCCAGAGACTTGGACATCTTTTCGGCGTTGATGGTGAGGAGGCCGTGGTGCAGCCAGTAGCGGGCAAAAGGCTTGCCCGTGGCAGCTTCCGACTGGGCCAGTTCGTTTTCATGATGGGGAAAGACCAGGTCCTGGCCGCCGCCGTGCAGGTCGAAGGTTTCACCCAGGTAGTGCATGCTCATGGCGGAGCATTCGATATGCCAGCCCGGCCGACCGGGTCCCCAGGGGCTGTCCCAGGCCGGCTCTCCGGGCTTGCTGCCCTTCCACAGCACGAAATCCAGGGGATCTTCCTTGTTGGGGTCGACCTCGATGCGCGCCCCGGCTTCCATATCCTCTATTTTCTGCCCCGAGAGCTTGCCGTATCCCGGGAAGCGCCGCACCCGGAAGAAGACGTCACCCCCGCCGGGATAGGCAAAACCCAGATCCACCAAGCGCTGGATGAGGTCGAGGATTTGAGGAATATGCTCCGTGGCCTTGGGTTCGATCTGGGCCGGGGGCACCCCCAGGGTGGTCATATCATCCAGGAAAGAGGCGATGTGGCGTTCGGCCACCTCTTTCCAGGACTGGCCCTGTTCCTGGGCCCGGCGTATGATCTTGTCGTCAATGTCGGTGAAATTGCGCACCCAGGTAACTTCGTAACCCCGGCGGCGCAAATAGCGCACCAGGACATCAAAGGCCACACTGGACCGGGCGTGCCCCAAATGAACTTCATCATAAACCGTCACCCCGCAGGCATAGAGGCCCACTTTTCCGGGGGTGAGGGACTTGAAGGATTCTTTGCGTCTGCTTAGAGTGTTATATAGTTGCATGGGAAACAGGTTCCAGGTTTCAGGTTTCAGGAAATCAGGTTTAATATGTTCCTGGCACCTGATACCTGACACCTGAAACCTATCATGGACCAATCAGGCTGCGGATTCAGGCGGCCGCCAAGGGGGAAATGATGTCCGAATTTATCAGTCAAGTTACCAAAAACGCCCGGGAAACGGTCTTCCTTTCCCTGTCCGAGTATAAAGGTCATCGACTCATCGATATTCGGGTGCATGTGCCGGGAGACCAGGAAGGGG
It contains:
- the cysS gene encoding cysteine--tRNA ligase, whose amino-acid sequence is MQLYNTLSRRKESFKSLTPGKVGLYACGVTVYDEVHLGHARSSVAFDVLVRYLRRRGYEVTWVRNFTDIDDKIIRRAQEQGQSWKEVAERHIASFLDDMTTLGVPPAQIEPKATEHIPQILDLIQRLVDLGFAYPGGGDVFFRVRRFPGYGKLSGQKIEDMEAGARIEVDPNKEDPLDFVLWKGSKPGEPAWDSPWGPGRPGWHIECSAMSMHYLGETFDLHGGGQDLVFPHHENELAQSEAATGKPFARYWLHHGLLTINAEKMSKSLGNFFTVKEVLAKFPAEVVRFFLINCHYRSPLDFSDAALAESETALLRLYTCLARIQDVLKQHPDLKPQHPVDSYPEGLTLEEFHRFGSLRARFDAAMDDDLNTGQALGYLFETVRLLNRLLEAPSDDPGYLTILAEMYEELVDLGAVLNLLQADPHTMLTTLRQKAADLKITPEEIEQLIAERTQARKDKNWAQADAIRKQLIELDILLEDTPQGTIWKVKG